A window of Glycine soja cultivar W05 chromosome 2, ASM419377v2, whole genome shotgun sequence genomic DNA:
ATAGATGGAGTTCAAAAGTCAGTAGACACTGAAGAATTCAGACATATGCTCTCACCTTTGAAATCACTTTAATAAGGAGCTTAATCTATTATAGACACATTTGCATTATAAGTCTAAATAGctaatattattagttaaaaatttaaatgctaATTTCGtagttaatattaataattagccAGTATTAATCTACAAATTCTAACAGATAGATCATACATGATGCTATTAGAAAAGTAGAAATTATGCATACTGTTCAAGTCTAAGGTTAACTTGTGAAGTAACTCCCAAAATAAGGATACAAAATTGAAAGCTAAATCAGAAACTCTATTGAGGTTACACTAGAATTAAAAAGAGCAAAATGAAGATGAACTCCATTGCATTCTATGGAATCATTAACTCGCCTCATCAACTCGAAATTTTGGTtctcataagtcataaccaaGGAAAAGGGAACAAGGGAAATAATTGGAATGATGGAAATGGGTATATGGTGTGCAATGTGCATCACGAGTCACGAAAATTCTTATTCAAAAACATCATAATAGCTAGAGAAAATTGATTGCGAGGTGGGAAAGTGAAAATAGACTTAAATTGAAATAAGAAAATTGGTTACAGTGCCCACGCGTGGCTTAGAATATTCTACTAGACCATTAgctatctttttataaaatggacAAGCATGGCTGCTGAacgatttttgtattttaaatgtaacttaattatggttttagttctaaaatttatgataaatctgGTTTTATCTCTCAAATTTAACAAGGatcattttagtctttaaatttaaaaataaataaataaattagttccttaagtttaaaaaaaaatgattttaatctcttaaatttattatttagagattttttttttgaaacagtcattttagtccctaaaaaaactaaaatataatattttatttttcaaatttaagtgattaaaatgattttttttttttaattagaaaaccaaaatcaaattcacTCTAAATTTCAGGTActagaaaaacataattaatcctTCAAAAATTTCCTAAATGAGTTACGTTTGTGAATATCCAACATTCCGTTTGTGCCTTTTTACGGGAATCTTTTGCATCGAGAATGAAAGCTGATTTGACAAAGAGAAATATTGTGCACGAAAACAGAGAAATTTTTGCTTAAGAAGCCACGGGGACGGATCAAGAAGGGATGAACAAGGTCTCGAGTTTCTACtctgttataaaattatatataattagttatatttgatattttattgtaatgattaatataaaattatgtaaaattaattgtgtatttgttattaaaataataattattaaattatcattatttaatatacatttaattttaattttatgtgaaaattattttttttaaaaactattatttattaaaagttaaatatttaaataattataaaggaagaaaaaaaattcagtttcctttataaggttttgggtcgTTCCTGCTACAGGCATGCAGCTACCAGTCATTTTATGCATGGGCTCATGctcattttctaaattaatatatatatatatatatatatatatatatattaaaaaccgatattttaaaattgaattagtgaTTCAACATGTAAATGTACTGATTTAAGATTTAAGATTCAAAGATTTAACtggttttatagtttttaatactatataatacattaagtaataaaataatataaaattttaaaaaataaggatttaaaaaataaaaattaatataaatgacgtactaaattatatgattataagataaaattaataatcttttaaaatataaaattaataatcttttaaaaatataaaattaataatatttaaaaaataattgatacttagaagaaatatttaaatatgtactttcatttgttttaaaaatattttggattataaattaaaaaataaaaatttgaaaaagaccACTTCAAAAACCATTTTATTATACTTGTATATTGTTCAAAAGTCATTATCCAATCCTTTCTACTAGGGGTGAGAATAGGTCAGGCTAGGCTTGAAAAGGTCTGAGTCTAGCCTACGATGAAATTTTGAGACATAAGCCTGAtctataatttattaaagacttttattttgacCTAACttgacctttttaaaagtctagtCTGGCctgatagtttttttaaaagtcttcttcACATTAAATCTTTAGTATTCCTTCATGGAAAAGAAGGAGAAACGCTAGTAGGCTTTCACAACTAAGAAAGAATATATGCAtggaaaataaaaggtaagGTTTTGAAATTTTACCTCTATTAAAGCTTGAAGTGGAAAAGATATGAGTTTTGTTTGCTATGGAATAAGAActaataggaaagttaaaaggaaaaggaaacctaatagaagaaaaaaaacgtgAATAGGaagccaataaaaataatgagaaatataaaggAACACATGAttcacacctaaattgtaattaaagtcttatTTGATTATAGGAATGAAAGTTATGGAGCACTAATGTATAATCAAAGTCAGCtagttccaaaaaaaatattaattgtacccaaaaaataatataagtatatattgatatccaaaaaataatataagtatatatacatatatatagaccggTCTATCAGActtataagactttttaataagcctaaacttgatttatttaaattaataaatttttaaaaaagcatGAGTCTAGCCTTTTAGACCCAGTAGACCGGTGTGACCTATTCTCACTCCTACTTTCCACAAACATTTTGACCCTTCTGATAGCTGGTGTGTTTTTCCAAGTTAGTGTTTTCAAACACTTACATTAACAGCTAGCATGTAACAGTAAACCTGTTTATACAAGATCAACAACGATATTAGACACACACGCAAAACTCAATGTTTGTGTACAATTACAATTTTTGAAGATGAGTACAGATCATCATACATGCATGAGAAtcacacaatttttaaaaagaaatttcttGTACGTAGTCAAATGAGGACGTGGAAAGTATACAACTGGAAGGATTGACCACCTATATATCCCACACCTAATTGGTTGTAAACCATCGCGCACTACTTTATTAATCATGAGAAGTTAAAGTTATTTCCTAGTTTGATCTCCACTTCACTCACATCTTATAGTGCTTCACTTCACTCACTTCCTATGCGTCTAtgtcatttataataatataattaagcatCTATATGCGAAAACATTGTATAGTGCCCGgtttaattgtaaaatataatcattaatgATACCattaaaagagaacaaaagagaaagaaaaagagtagtacaaaatataactaatgatatgatgaaaaaataaaagtatagtggtttattataaattaactgTTGCACAAGCTAGttattgtataaataatataGTTCTTAGAAATATTACATTAGCGTGATTATTACTTCTCAAGTTACTTCTGTAGTTTGTAATAAATTTCAACGATAAATAGTGTATTAGAAATATTACATTAGAGTCATTATTACTTCTCAAGTCACTTCACCTTTTCCGGCACGTAGTGCATTGCTTCTAGctcttaaaatacaaaatacaacCAAGCGAAATTTACAGTTCAACGTCAACATTCGTTGATACTACTTTTCAAATGGACACGTGCATgcgtataattattttttacttaaataagtTTTCCAAAACTAAATGATTTCTAGAttattatctaaaatttatttatttttgcaactaagtatctaaaaaaatttatatttcaacttattattttggtgtgttttcttttaattttatccggATATTAAATGTAAGCataactctttaattttatctttaatattatcttattaatCTAGTTCAGTTggtcaaatataataaattgataggtgagttattttaaataatatttttttgttcctaCCAATAAAAAgatcttattaatttaatgtatttcttattttgaatgaggaattatctttaaaaaataaataggataaAATTTCTTAAgtctatataaaagtaaattacatacatcaagttattttaattaatttttaatttttttgacaagtttacaaatttatttgatcaaataaaagtctttgaaaaatgagtttttcttatttgcttataagatttgtttttaaacctaacttaaatttatgattatcatttttatttttattttcaataaaataataaaatttatcatttattattttatctaaaattaaattatttattttgataaaagtcttccttatcatttgttaactaatttttttttcatattgacttaaatatatttttcaaatctaGAAAATAGGTTGTTTTCAAATTACtacataaaaattcattttttttatcaaaaaaactacttaaatatttttttgttttaatttactaCCTGTCGTTAATCTCTCTCTCCGTTACGATGATGTGATAATAAGATGTGATAACGTAACACTTTGTCATCATCCAACAAAAGAAGACCAACGACatgtattaaattaaaacatatttttttcatatacttagttgaaaaaaataaatattatgtaataatataaaaacaatctatttttagtataaaaccttaattaaatcattattttttatcataaaaattaaagaaaaaaaagtataaaaaaatttataatatttacgcATCTTACTTATTTTAGTTAGACAACCTCACCATTATAAACATGTTTAAATATTAACGTATCttcctcttatatatatatatatatatatatatatatatatatatatatatatatatattcaaattaaggAAAGCAAAAATACCTTGTTTCCTTGGTTAGTTTGTGATCATTCGTGATTAGATTTTGAAATGGTGGGTAATTCCTTACCTTGTGCTTCGTGCAAGTTGTTGAGACGTCGTTGCTCCTAGGATTGCATCTTTGCTCCTTATTTTCCTTCCAATGATCTCCAAGTTTGCCATTGTGCACAAGGTCTTTGGCTGCAGCAATGTCACCAAAATGCTAAAGGTCATTTTAATATCTAGTTTCTCATaagctaaaagaatttcattgaGATAATAATCAACAATTTACAATATCTAATTAGCTTACGTTGAATAGTATTAAGTAGCATGGCTAGCTCAGCGTAGTTCTAGGTAGTGTATCCTATATATAATTAATCTGTTTGTGTATTTTACTTTTCTATATGTATGCAGGATCTTCCAGTTCACCAAAGAGAAGATGCAGTGAGCAGTTTAGTGCAAGAGTTACAAACCCCGTGTATGGTTGTGTTGGAATCATATCTTACCTAGAAAGTCAAGTTTCTGAGTTACAAAAGCAGCTTGCGGTAGCTCAGGCAGAGATTCTTAGCATGCAAATGTAGGAAGAGCCTAGCTTTACCCACGCTGATATATATCAGGATGACAAATTGTTTCTCTATATGTGTCAAATATCAATAGTAACTACGAAATGTTTTTCTCATTGTTTTCTCCTCTTCCCACCTCTTGCTATGTATGTATTCAAAGTATGTGAAGATGAGTGtttgaaaatttgattttaaatgaaatttattttagttaaatttaattttgatgtatATAATTGATATGTTTGGAAACGTGATGATCACCGTGGAAATATATGATAACCTGAAAGTAATGGTGAAAGATGAGACAACATAATTTTCTTGGATCATCCTAAGGGAACATTGCTCATAGATATtctttagaatatatatatatatatatatatatatatatatatatatatatatatatatatattttagaattaGATAATTAcgtgatatttttattagttatcttaattattattatattaaataatctaATTAGAGTAatcttgatatttttattggaataaaataaaattagctcAAAAAGTTAGATTCTTAATTACCTTCCCATAAgaattctttttgaaaaatctagATAAAAACATTCTTGAAAAAAATCTTTTCCAGgactacttttttttaaaaaaagatatatcgAACATGAGAAACAATAACTCCCGATACAAGATTtccaaaaaactaaaaaattattctctaCCAAATTTGTCCTAAACTCAAAGCCATCAAAATGGATTAATGCACTCCATTGGGCCAAACCTATATAAAGCccataaactatatatataaaaaaaaaaaaacttatcgtCCAGTATGTTAGAACCAACCCATGAGCCTTGAATCTTAAAAGTTACCtcactttttaaaaaagttttaaatttcctctattaattataaatctCTCTTACAAAATAgtacatgaaaaataatatatttatttataatattttaaaaaattatattgggactcaaattattattatttatatgaacaattattataaaaattatatttaatttctcattTATACTTCTCCATTCTTgtacttttttatgttttgattctTATATTTAGAATATATGTTTTActtgattcattttttattttactatcaaGAATGTCTTAACTAacaaaagtgaagaaaaaagaagaaaaagataaaaaaaaaataaaagaaagttttaatatcttatttcataaaattaacccaattaaaaaatttagttaaacaacataaattttatcaattacACAAATTGGAAAACCAACCCAAATTGATGGGTTGAGCAATTTAGCTCACCCCTACCATTTTTATTTGGTTAGGTGGGTCAACCCACCTCATTCGATAAGCaatgataaatatattgttCTTGTGCTTGGTGGAAAGAGATGGGTGGCATAGGATGTCCATTTCTTGATTATGTGCTTTTTAGACTTTTAAGAACTATATTGATattattgtaaattaaaatcaacaagTAATAGGTAATCGGTAAAGCCATCTAAATGTCTGTTAAATTATTTGTAAAGACAAATATCacaaaaagatattaaattgtgattttagaaatttttaatttctttttgtaaataacAAAGTTTTTCGTCTAAAAAAATCTTTGTAAAGATAGATAACAGGTTTTGAAAATCTTAGTTAgttgatgaaaaatatttttgcaaaGAGATATACCAATGgtctaaaaacaaattcaaaccctAGACTAGTCAAAGtagacaaaaaataagaaaataatcagATATACAtggatttatactagttcgtcTCAATCACTGAAACTTTGTCTAATTCTTGGCAAAAACATCAAGTTTCACTTCACACAAGTTACAAATATTTTCCATTGCTACTTTTGGCTCTAAAACTCAAGCTCTACTTTCAACTTGATGATCACCCAatattctttgtcctaccaaATCATTGTCGActctaaacaaatcaacaaaTATTTGCTGATGGGTTTGCACACTGACTAATTCTATGATCGTCTTATAGACGAATTTACAATCAACACTTAgtctttttctctcaatatgATCAAAGTATTTTGAGAGCTTTTAAACTTtacaaaaatatacaaaaagctTTAGAATAAATAATGTTCTCGCGTAAGGTTTGTGTCTTTGTTCTTCAAAGTTTATGGTATTTATAACCTTCACCTTAAAGTATCCGTTGTCTCACAATGGATAAATTTTTTCACTTGCTCTTCATCTAATGATAATTGTCATTGAGACatttaatgcttgcattaaaTGTACATCCTTTCTTCATGTAGAGAGTTCACTCTCGTTGGCTTCCGTGTTGAGTACTTCATCAGAAAAGCGCTTCCCTATAAGTCAAAGCAGATTTGCGCAGTAGAATGTGCCTTTTTGATAGAGTTTGACACTTTCAAATCTTGATCTCCATTTATTAATCATAGGATTTCTATATATCCTAGAAAAATGTATCTACAAAGTGAATCTCAGACACAACATATTAAGTGAAGATATAAATGTCAACTCTTAAATGTTGTATCAGATGATGACTTAAGTTCGGTATCATCTAATAATTCAGACGTAGACTTGCATAGCATAATTTGATAACACATCAAATGCAACTTTTAACATctgtatttatttatatctaattaaaataattaggagTCATGATTCGTTTTAAGACATGAATGTTTTTTTACTTAACATTATTACTATATCAAACGATTAATATTAATGGTGTAACAGTGAACCACCTATCATAGAATTCACCATTAAGCAATTAAAAATCTTTGTTAATgccatttttaaatatttattataggattaaaataagtttttgttctcaaaattaaaatatattatattttgactCAGAATAAGGTTAAGTAATTTCAAACCTATGTATAACAATTTATGGTGGTTATAAATCTTGGGTTAAAAATTGTCACACATTACATAACAATCTcaataaattgaagaaaaattactataaatggtagaaaaattatcacaaattgtactttttttttgctatttgtgacggtttttttaataatttataacaaattttaatctcCAAAAATCTTCACCTAGACATAATTATCCGAATCATGATTATCAAATTCTCGAGTTAACTCgttaactcttacgagtttacgactcttacgagtttacaaGTCTACTTACTCTTTATGAATTGATtcttgagtaaactcttttttttatagactCTCAATATACtttataaactctaagtaaactcgataaactctcgagtttaccACCAAGTCAACaagttagtaaattaaaaaaagtagacAAAAACATAAGTCATTTTGGGTTGTTTTTTGTCTGTTTAGTGTTTAACATACCTTCATTTAGTGTATTATtttcaaacacaaaaattatcacctttaataatatcaaatccttgttctctaataacatcaaatccgctatgagaatgatctaccactactataacaTTTGCACATTATTATCTAGTAGTAATGCATTATTAGAATTGGCTATTtaagtattgtgaaatttatgatttactattttgctttattatattgttgaaatgtttaattaatatattatttatagatattttgttattatttttatatgaagtagactCCTACGAGTCTACAAGTTGACTTTACAAGTTGAGTGTATAAATTTCTCACAAGTCTACGTAAACTCTcgaatttgataattttgatcCAAATTTTACACCAAACCAAAATATGACACATTATAATTTATGAgaacgaaaaataaaaaaaaatcaaaataacgaattttacgaattttgtaaaaataaaaaatatattttatttttattataataataaaaaacttattattcAAATTAACGATTGATCACTAATTTGAGTCTAacacaattatattaaatatttaaaatgacgGATTTATCACAATTAATAGTATTGCCTAACTCAAAAATCTTCCGTACATGTGATTTAAAGAGAATTAGTATTGAATGAGAGAGTACAACTTCACTAAGTAGGCTATtttatgtaataataataataacaagtagATTTATCATGAGAAATTTTTATTGGACATAAAACAAACGAATCCTCAAGCTATTAGCTATAGTAGATTACACTGAAACATTAAAAAACTGGAGGTTGATAGTTAATCTATCTGCAACAGCAACATTGTGACAGTGACAGTGTCGTAGGATGGAGAAGGTGGTATGTGTGACCGGCGGCAGCGGCTGCATTGGTTCATGGCTCGTCCATCTCCTCTTGGATCGCGGCTACACCGTTCACGCCACCGTCCAAAACCTCAGTTATTACCATCCCACactctttctttcattcatttattaATCACTTCATTGCAACAAAACCTTTCTAAGTTAAATcgcttttccttcttctctcacTAACAACAGACGATGAAGCCGAGACGAAGCATCTTCAATCCCTCGACGGAGCGTCCACGCGCCTCCGCCTCTTCCAGATGGATCTCCTCCGCCACGACACCGTCCTCGCCGCCGTGCGTGGCTGCGCCGGCGTCTTCCACCTCGCCTCTCCCTGCATTGTCGACCAAGTCCACGACCCCCAGGTCTTGTTTAACCAAACTTCTCTTAAATCTTCAATCTTTTTGGCTTTTTGCATGACCCCATTTCGGTTTCAATGCAGAAGGAGCTTCTGGACCCGGCGATTAAGGGAACCATGAACGTGCTCACGGCGGCGAAGGAAGCAGGGGTGCGGCGCGTGGTGCTCACGTCCTCCATCTCCGCGGTTACGCCGAGCCCCAATTGGCCCGGCGATGTTGCCAAGACGGAGGAGTGCTGGACCGACGTTGAATATTGCAAGCAAAAGGGGGTTAGAAAgggttttcaatttttcaatttttcattttctttgtttttgttgtttttttcttcgTGTGTtaagtgtttgtgtttgtgttttttgtgtgtgtgtgtgtggaacAGTTGTGGTATCCATTGTCGAAGACTTTAGCTGAGAAAGCTGCTTGGGATTTTGCTAAAGAGAATGATTTGGATGTTGTGGTGGTGAATCCTGGCACTGTGATGGGTCCTGTTATTCCACCAAGGCTTAATGCGAGCATGGTCATGCTCGTGCGCCTTCTACAAGGTGAATGGATAAGAAATTGTTTTTTCGCATATTTTGCTGTAGAAGTATCTTTGATTTAGTGTGcacttttgttttgctttctctttctctGAATGTTGGCTTTGTAAATTAAGGAAGTTCTTAAATTTAGTGGCAGTGTTGCCAAATAGTATCCAAGGGGCACCAGCGAGGAGAGTAGATAGCATTGTTTTTAGTCACGTGAAAAGAGGTCGAGGGAGACCAAGAAgaatattttaagttattataaagGAGATCTTATAGTGAATAATATATctaagaatttgatttttaattgtctGATTGTGTCGTGCAATCATGTAACTTACCTCACCTAGCAGGATAAAACTATTGTTGTTGACTGTTGTTAATTACCAAAGTATCCAAGAATTTTGGCCCTGGTGGagattcattttataaaatctgTTACTGTGTAGTGGATAGGATCACTGGATAGGACCTATAGAAAATTAGAACTTGATGCCTTCATTAAGATCTGCTACTTCGCTGATGACTTGTTTTGATTTTGCTATAGTCAATATATAATGTTTTGGGGGCTACTGAGAATTTGTGATATTTTCTATGCTGTGTTGCAGGCTGTGCCGAAACATATGAGGACTTTTTTATGGGATCGGTCCACTTTAAGGATGTAGCATTGGCACATATTTTGGTGTATGAGAACAAATCAGCGGCTGGTAGGCATTTGTGTGTTGAAGCTATCTCTCACTATGGTGACTTTGTGGCAAAAGTTGCTGAACTCTATCCAGAGTATAATGTGCCTAAGTAAGCCACACACTTGATACATGTATTGGCAATGCTATGCAATCATCTTTTGGTAGGTGATTTTGCTTGATTCTTGAATGAGTTGTTGAAGAAATTCTGATTCTTATTTGAATACCAAGCAATTTGGTTCATGTGTAGAGCAATGGTTTTCAGTCATGCACTAACTAATCTATCTTGTGTACCATCAATGTTGTGGTTTCTTAATTCTTATGAGTTATGACCTGATCAGTACCCTACATGGCTTTTACTGCAATGGATAGTGCATGTTGTAGTGTACACCTTTCCAGTCTTTCTCAAACATGCAAAGTGAGGAAGTGATTAGTTAGAGTAGCATTTGAAGCTGAATAGTTATTTTAGACTTGTCTGTATATTGTCttcataatcaaaatataaggTTGATATAATGCTACTAGTGATCATTTATACAGAACTTACTTTGTATTGTGTCATTTTCCTTTAAAGGATGCAACGAGATACCCAGCCGGGATTATTGAGAACAAAGGATGGAGCAAAGAAACTGATGGATTTGGGTTTGCAATTCATTCCAATGGAGAAGATTATTAAGGATGCTGTAGAGGATTTGAAGAGCAAAGGGTTCCTTTCATAAAtaatgctgctgctgctgctattTAGAACCAGAGTGTAATGTTTGCAATATGAGTACTTATGACACGAGCCTGCAATGTATAGTTTGTTTCCTCTATGCCTATGATGCTATGCAAATTGGCGCTGACTCGATATGTATTGTCAATCTGAtgcttttttattaataaaaaataaaagctagAATAGACCGGGAGAGGTTAAGGACTTGAATATCACTGACTCTCATGGATATTTTCAACATTTTCCTGAACATTTCATCTTGCTCTAAACATGCCAGGAATTGCATATCACATTAATACTGATTAATATTGTGCgaagtaatgtaggattttttttataagctaccgggaatatattattaataaaaaagtgaagTACAAgatgtgtcattttttttatcagtaaatattaattattaattttttgttagagaAAAAATCAAACCcatgactttttttctttctccttttatCACTTAATCAATCTTATAATTCAACAAAATGTGTTAAATCATTACAACCATAACATTTGCTGTCACATGATTAAAAGTTAAACATAACATTacaacaaacacaaataacaacATATAGTCCATCaaataaacacattttcattGTCCCATACTATGTCAAATATCCCAATCAGCCACATACTAGGAATGGAAGATAGGAGGAAATgggaataaattaaattaaaatttaaaaattaaaggacactttataaatataatgctctatataacattaacatgaatttaaaaataacattagttTTAAATGATGacaaaatttatgtttaaaaaatgagCATAAGTTAGTATGGAATGAATGTTATACTTGGATATCCTTGGATTTGGCAATGGTCCCTCCTGGATCCGTGTGCGGTCACTTTTTGGTTACACTCGGAGTTGGAAAGAACAAAGAGGGAGAGCCACATGTGGAAGATCATTTGGAGGGCAACTATATACAGCTTATGGAAACAAAGAAACAATTGCATTTTTAAGCAGGAATTACTGGATAGTCAGCTGCTGTTACAACAGATTAAATTTCTTGCTTGGTCTTGGCTTCACTCCTTAACAACAGATTTTATTACTCCGTTTGCATTATGGAGCAATAACATACGGACCTGACTTCTTTGTTGTCTTTTTTCCGGCTATCCCATTAACACAATTACATAGACAA
This region includes:
- the LOC114396859 gene encoding cinnamoyl-CoA reductase 1-like isoform X1, producing MEKVVCVTGGSGCIGSWLVHLLLDRGYTVHATVQNLNDEAETKHLQSLDGASTRLRLFQMDLLRHDTVLAAVRGCAGVFHLASPCIVDQVHDPQKELLDPAIKGTMNVLTAAKEAGVRRVVLTSSISAVTPSPNWPGDVAKTEECWTDVEYCKQKGLWYPLSKTLAEKAAWDFAKENDLDVVVVNPGTVMGPVIPPRLNASMVMLVRLLQGCAETYEDFFMGSVHFKDVALAHILVYENKSAAGRHLCVEAISHYGDFVAKVAELYPEYNVPKMQRDTQPGLLRTKDGAKKLMDLGLQFIPMEKIIKDAVEDLKSKGFLS
- the LOC114396859 gene encoding cinnamoyl-CoA reductase 1-like isoform X2; this translates as MEKVVCVTGGSGCIGSWLVHLLLDRGYTVHATVQNLNDEAETKHLQSLDGASTRLRLFQMDLLRHDTVLAAVRGCAGVFHLASPCIVDQVHDPQKELLDPAIKGTMNVLTAAKEAGVRRVVLTSSISAVTPSPNWPGDVAKTEECWTDVEYCKQKGLWYPLSKTLAEKAAWDFAKENDLDVVVVNPGTVMGPVIPPRLNASMVMLVRLLQGCAETYEDFFMGSVHFKDVALAHILVYENKSAAGRHLCVEAISHYGDFVAKVAELYPEYNVPK